Proteins encoded together in one Candidatus Margulisiibacteriota bacterium window:
- the fdhD gene encoding formate dehydrogenase accessory sulfurtransferase FdhD: MNKFTIHKIIDGKSGKIVDWVTEEVPLTIIVNGQELATLLCSPVSLRELTVGFLYSSGLIKDIDEITGIRVDEKYWQATVTIVNGIDFGKKLLDKRLYTSGCGRGIIFYNSLDKLRKLKLTVRSTVSWKKLLEFMDQFQHSSVEFQKTGGVHSAALCGKDGIIARQDDIGRHNAVDKIIGEALINKLDFSLAMLLLSGRISSEIFYKINKCGIPIVASVSAPTDQAVKLARKLKVTLIGFARGKRLNVYSVPERIIMKGKK, from the coding sequence ATGAATAAGTTTACGATCCATAAGATTATTGACGGCAAAAGCGGAAAGATCGTTGATTGGGTAACGGAAGAGGTCCCGCTGACGATCATTGTCAACGGCCAGGAGTTGGCGACGCTGCTGTGCAGCCCCGTTAGCCTGCGCGAATTAACGGTCGGTTTTCTGTACTCTTCCGGATTAATTAAAGATATTGACGAAATTACCGGCATCCGGGTCGATGAAAAGTATTGGCAGGCGACCGTTACGATTGTTAACGGGATCGATTTTGGCAAAAAGCTGCTTGATAAGCGATTATACACATCGGGATGCGGCCGGGGGATTATATTTTACAATTCTCTGGATAAACTGCGTAAATTAAAATTGACGGTCAGATCAACCGTTAGCTGGAAAAAATTATTAGAGTTTATGGACCAGTTTCAACATAGTTCCGTAGAATTTCAAAAAACAGGAGGTGTCCACAGCGCCGCTTTGTGCGGCAAGGATGGAATAATCGCGCGCCAGGATGATATCGGGAGGCACAACGCGGTCGATAAAATAATCGGTGAAGCTTTGATCAATAAGCTTGATTTTTCTTTGGCCATGCTGCTGCTTAGCGGACGGATCTCTTCGGAGATATTTTATAAGATCAATAAGTGCGGCATCCCGATAGTCGCCTCGGTCAGCGCGCCAACCGATCAGGCGGTCAAATTAGCGAGAAAGCTAAAGGTTACCCTGATCGGTTTTGCCAGAGGAAAAAGATTGAACGTTTATAGTGTCCCGGAAAGAATTATCATGAAAGGAAAGAAATAA
- a CDS encoding molybdenum cofactor guanylyltransferase, whose product MSAVILAGGQNSRMGGADKAFLKVGGERIIDRTVALLRELFDELIIVSNSPERYFKKFPEIKIVSDAIKEVGPIGGLQAGLSASSNEAVFVCACDMPALSAEAITQQRAKFEEKQPDCLIARYENRLEPLHSIYRRSLLPVIGQLIEAGQFSIRDLAGRCRKKSYFDLKREEKISLLNLNTPEDLKLINE is encoded by the coding sequence ATGTCAGCGGTTATCCTGGCCGGCGGGCAGAATAGCAGGATGGGAGGGGCAGACAAAGCCTTCCTAAAAGTCGGTGGTGAACGGATAATTGATCGGACAGTAGCGCTCCTTCGAGAATTATTTGATGAACTGATAATCGTATCAAATTCACCGGAGCGCTACTTTAAAAAGTTCCCCGAAATCAAAATTGTGTCAGATGCGATCAAAGAGGTAGGGCCAATAGGAGGGCTCCAGGCTGGTCTGTCGGCAAGCAGCAATGAGGCTGTGTTCGTCTGTGCCTGCGATATGCCCGCTCTTTCAGCGGAAGCGATCACCCAACAGCGGGCAAAATTCGAAGAAAAGCAGCCGGATTGCTTGATCGCAAGATATGAGAACAGGTTAGAGCCGCTGCACTCTATTTACAGAAGATCATTGCTCCCGGTTATCGGGCAGTTAATTGAGGCCGGACAATTCTCGATCCGCGATCTTGCCGGGCGATGCCGGAAAAAGAGCTATTTTGACCTTAAAAGGGAAGAAAAAATAAGCTTGCTTAATCTTAATACGCCTGAGGATTTAAAATTGATAAATGAATAA